AGACAGTGCTCATTTTTACGGTGGTGCTGTTCGGATTCGCCATGCTCATGGTAGTGGGGCTCTCGCGCGTCATCACGAATCCCATCAACGAATCGATCGATTTCGCATGGGGTTTCGCAAAAGGCGACCTGGGACGCAGGATTATCAATTACAACGATGACGAGATCGGCAGGCTGCAAAGCGCCCTCAACAGCCTCGCGGACGCCCTGCAGGACAAGATTAACGGGTTCCTGCTCGAACAAAACAAGCTCGCGGCGACGGTCCAGAGCATCCACGAAGGGATCGCGCTGATCGACACCAGGAAGCGGATCGTGCTCCATAACCGCGCGTTCAGCTCGTTCCTTACCATCGACCAGGAAATCCTCGATAGAAATTATTACGAGGCGATACGATCGAGTTCCCTCAACGCCAAGATCGAATATGCCTTATCGAGCTCCGTTCCCTGCTCGTTCGAAGAGGAGTTGCGCAGCGGAATCACCTGCGAAATTTATATCACCCCGATCTCAGGGGAACATGAGCTCAACGGGGTGCTCATCGTGCTTCACGATGTGACGGAACGCAAGCGCATCGTAAAACTGAAAACCGAGCTCGTAGGAAACCTCTCACACGAGCTAAAGACACCCATCACCATTCTGAAGGGATATCTTGAAACGTTGCGGGAAAACCGGTGCGACAAGGACACCATCGGCGAGCTGATCGATAAGGCGCTGGCGAGTGTCGAAAGGCAGAACTCGATAATCAACGATATGCTCAAGCTGAACATGCTCGAGACGACGCGGGCCTTCCAGGACGAGGACGTCGACCTGCGCGATGTTATCGAGAACTGCCTGAATATACTTACCCCGAAAGTCCGCGAGAAACGAATCGTGGTCGCCGCGCAGCTTGACGCGCTTCCGGGAGCCATCCGGGCGAACCGGTTCCTCGCCGAGGAGATCCTTTTTAACATCATCGATAACGGCATTAATTATAACCGGGATGACGGCAGCCTGACTATTGTCGCGCAGTTGCAGCACCGCAGGCTGGCGCTTGAAATCTCCGATACGGGGATCGGCATACCCCCCGAATCATTGGACAGGGTTTTCGAAAGATTTTACAGGGTAAACAAGAGCAGGTCGAGGGCGACAGGCGGAACCGGGCTTGGCCTCTCGATAGTGAAACACGCCGCAGAGCTGATCGCCTGGCAAATCTCGGTTAAATCGACGGAATCGGGATCCACGTTTACCATTGAGATTCCCATTGAGGAATAAACGCGCGGCCTATGCATGCGCGTGGTGACGTATGTCTTTCCCCTGTGCTACAAATACGACGACTTCGCTGATATTGGTGGCATGGTCCGCGATCTTTTCGATGTTGTTTGCGATGAGGATCAGGCTCGTTGCCACCTTGACGGACGATGAGTTTTTCTCCATCATCTCAACCAGTTCGTTTACGATGGTATCCCGAAGGCGGTTGACCTGATCATCCCGGTAAAGGATATGATGCGCGGCGTCGACATCCAGGGTCGCGAAGGCATTCAGGCTTTCCTTGAACATGCTTCGGGCCATTTCGGCCATTCGCGGCATGTCGACGAAGGGCTTGATCGCCTCCTGCTCCAGGACGCGCGAGACCCGGTGCGTAATGCTGATCGCATGGTCCCCGACCCTCTCCAGCTCGGCATTGATTTTCGAGACCCCCATGAGAAAACGCAGGTCGGAGGCCGTGGGCTGGTGCAGCGCAATCAGCCTGAGCACGTGCTCGTCGATCTCCATCTGCATTCGGTTTACCAGGGCTTCATTCTGCCTGATCGTTTCGAATTGCGACATGTCGTGTTCGAAAAGCGACCGGAATACCTCCTGCACCATCGATTCCGCGATGCCGCTCATCTTGATTATCTGGCCCTTCAGGGCCACCAGTTCTTCGTCAAAATGCCTGTCCATTATTCCCCTCTCCAATGCTTGAAAATACAGCCATATCAACCATACCGGCCCGTGATGTAATCCTGCGTTTTTTTATCCTTCGGGTTGGTGAAAATCTCCGCAGTTTTATCGAATTCTATCATGCTTCCCAGGAACATGTATCCGCAAAGGTCCGAAATCCTCGACGCCTGCTGCATATTATGCGTCACGATAACTATATTATACTGCTTTTTCAGGTCCAGCATCAACTCCTCGATCTTCATCGTGGCGATCGGATCGAGCGCGGAGCACGGTTCGTCCATGAGAATCACCTCGGGCTCGACCGCCAGCAGCCGCGCAACGCAAAGCCGCTGCTGCTGGTAGAGCGGCAGCTTGAGCGCCGATTCGGAAAATTTATCCTTTAGCTCTTCCCATAATCCCGCGGCTACCAGGCTTTTTTCGACTTTTTCCTGTATGGCTTTCCTGTTGTCTATTTTCGCGACGCGAAGGCCGAATGCGACGTTCTCAAAGACCGAGAGGGGGAAAGGGTTTGGCCGCTGGAACACCATGCCGACACGTTTTCGCAGTTCGTAAAGATCCATCCCCTGCTTGTAGATATTCGAGCCCTCGAGGAGCACCTCGCCGGTTATACGGACTCCTTCAATCAGGTCGTTCATTCGATTGAGACATCTGAGAAGTGTGGACTTTCCGCACCCCGACGGACCGATCAGGGCGATGATATTCTTACCCCCCACCGTCATATCCACCGACTTGAGCGCCTGGAAGTCGCCGTAATAGAGGTCCAGGTTGCGGATTTCCATTTTATTATCGATCATGTGAACGGCCCTCACCCGAAACGCCCGGTAATATAATCGTTGGTCCGTTTATCCCGGGGAATCGTGAAAATCTCCTCTGTGGGTCCATACTCGACCAGTTCGCTCATGAGGAAAAACGCGGTGTTGTCGGCGATTCGCGCGGCCTGTTTCGTATTATTGGTAACGAGTATGATCGTGTAATCCTTTTTCAGGACGGTCAGCGCGTGCTCGATCTCCGCGGTGGAAATGGGATCCAATCCGGAACACGGCTCGTCGAGTAAAATTACCTCGGGTTCCATAGCAAGCACGCGCGCAAGGCATAATCTCTGCTGCTGTCCCCCGGACAGGCGCATGGCCGAGCTCTTCAGGCGATCCTTAACCTCGTCCCAGAGAAACGAAGACTTCAGGCTGCTTTCGACAAGCTGGTCCAGCCTCTCCCTGCTTACGGTCCCTGATAATCCCGGGCCAAAGACGATATTGTCATAAATGGACATGGGCAGGGGAATAGGAAGCGCGAACACGATGCCAATCCGTTTTCGCAGGTCTACCGGGTCAAGATTGGGATGATAAATATCCTGATTATCAAGTAATATGCTGCCCTCAATGCGTATTTCAGGGATCAGGTCATTGAGACGGTTCAGGGAACGCAAAAAAACCGTCTTCCCGGACCCCGACGGGCCTATAATTCCCAGGATCTTGTTCACGGGAATTTTCAGGTTGATGGCCCTGAGCGCCTGGACGCGGTTCCAGTACACATTCAAGTTATGTATGCAGATTTTATTCGATTCTGTCATATTATTCGCGGGACATATCCTATTTGAGCTTGTTCGCGATGAACCTGTTCATGATCCAGTAGGACACGAGGTTTATCGTGAGTATCGATATTACCAGTACCGCCGCCGTCGCGTATGCGTTTTCATTGGAGATTCCCTCCCGCGCGAGCAGGTAAAAATGAACCGACATCGTCCGCACCGAATCGAACAACGAATTGGGCAGCCTGAGGGCGGAACCCGCGGTAAAAATTACCGCCGCCGTCTCCCCGATAGACCTTCCCACGCTGAGCATGATCCCGGTCACGATGCCGGGAAGCGCATTGGGAACCACGACCTTGCGCACCGTCTGCCAGCGGGTCGCCCCGAGCGAGTAACTCACTTCCCGGAACGAATGGGGAACCGATTTGATGGCCTCCTCGCTCGTGCGGATTATGGTGGGCATGATCATGAACGCGAGGGTCAAACCGCCGGAGATGATGGACCATCCCATCTTCAGGGTAGTGACGAAAAAGATATACCCGAACAATCCGAATATGATCGAGGGAATTCCGGCCAGGCAATCGGCGCCGAACCGGATGATCCTGGTCAGCCGCGATTCGCGCGTGTACTCGGTGAGGAAAATCGCGGTCCCGACCCCGAGCGGCGTGGCGATGAGGAGCGCGAGGATGGGAAGCGTTATCGTACCGATCAGTATCGGGAATATTCCCCCCGCGCGGCCCATATCCTCGGGATTCGAAAAAATAAAATCGGCGCTGATATGAATAAGCCCTTTTCCGAGCACGAATACGATGATGAAGACGAGTATCCCGAGCGTAAGCAGCGTCGCAACCACGAGGGTGGCGATCGCGGCAACCTGGGTATATCGGGGATGCAGCCTGATCATTTCTTCACCATATTCTTGATGGCCAGATTCGCGGCATAGTTCAGGACCATAATGATGACGAGAAGCACCACTCCCGTCGCGAACAGCGCCTGGCGGTGAATGCCGGTCGCGTATCCCATTTCCAGCGCAATATTCGCGGTGAGCGGACGAACCGAATCCAGCACCGAGGTCGGGATTTTCGCGGCGTTCCCGACAACCATGATCACCGCCATCGTTTCGCCGATCGCCCGCCCCAGTCCCAGGATGATCCCCGCGATTATTCCGGATTTCGCCGCCGGAAGCACCGCCATGTGTATCGTCTGCCAGTGTGTCGCGCCAAGCGCGAATGCGCCCTCCCTGTATGAGTTGGGCACCGCCTTGATCGAATCGATAGATATGCTAAGTATCGTGGGAAGGATCATCACTCCAAGGATGATCGAGGCGGCGAGTATCGATAAACCGGGTCCGCCAAGATATTCCCGAATGATGGGCGCCAGCACCATAACCCCTATGAAACCGTAGACGACGGAGGGAATGCCCGCCAGCAGTTCGATGGTGGGCTTTATTATCCGCATCGCCCAGCGTGGAAGGAACTCGGATAAAAATATCGCGCCCGCCAGTCCCAGCGGCACGCCTATTATAAGGGCGCCGGCGGTCACCCACAGGGAGCCGACGATCATGGCGAATATCCCGAATTTCCCGTTCAGCGGGGACCAGTCAGAAGAAAAAAGGAAATTGCCGGGGCCGATTTTGAAGATGAACGGCAGACCTTCTTTCAATATGAAGAGCACGATGAGCAGGAGCATCGCTATCGCGGAGAAAGCGATGCCGGTAAGAATCCGGCGAATTCCTGCTTCGGATATTAATCGCATAGTCTGGGGAAATAATCCTGGTTATATTCTCTATTTCGCCGGGAGCAGCCCGTTGGCCAGGATCGTTTTTTGACCCTGTTCCGACAGGATGTAGTCGATGAAGCTTTTGCTCAATCCCTGCGGCGCTTCACGGGTCATCAGAAAAACCGGCCTGACGAGCGGATACCGTCCCTTGTTTATTTCCTCGTTAACGCAGGCGACGCCATTAATCAGGAGCGCGCTTATCTTGTCGTTGACCAGGCCGTGCGAGATATAGCCAATGCTGTTGATGTCGTTCGCGACCGTTTCGCGGACCGTTCCGTTCGAATCCTGGATGATCGCCTCTTTGGTCAGGGTGACATTTTTTATGATCGTTTCGAATGACGACCTGGTGCCGGACCCTTCCTCCCTTGAGATCACCGTAACGGCGTGGTCTTTGCCGCCGGCATCTTTCCAGTTCCGGATCTTGCCGTTGTAGATGTCGCGAATCTGGTCGACGGTAAGCGTTTTCACCGTGTTTTTCGGATTGACGACCATCACGATGCCGTCCCGTGCGACTATTACCGTTTTAAGCGTAAGGGCTTCCTTGGGGAGAGTCACCATATCCGCCATCCCGATATCGGCCGCTCCTGAAAGCGTCGCTTGTATGCCGACCGCGGATCCTCCGCCCTGGATCGTGACCGAAGCGCCGGGAGTGCCCGCCATGAACTGGTCGGCAAGTTTCTCCGCGAAGGGTTGAAACGCCGTCGAACCGGCGACGGTTATCGCATTTCCGCTCTTCCCGCACGCGACAAGCCCTAAACCGGCGAGAAATATCATGATCACGAAGAAAATCTTATTGGGATTAAGTTTCATGTTTTGCTCCATCAAGGAAATGTGAATGCAAGGTAAAGGAATGATAAATTCAGTGTTGGAAGCATATTGGGACGGTCGGAAAATTGTCAATTGCATTTTTTGACCGAAGGCGGGCCGTTACGTCAGGGGATTCTAACTGCTCATTTCAATTCACCTATCTTCTCGAGTATCGTTCCCTCGTACGGATACATGCGCATGCGCAGCTCCGTGAAATGCTCCCGGGACGACCGATGGGTCGAAAACAGCACCTTCCACTGCCCCGGCTTTCCCGCATGGAACTCGGTGCTGCCGCGGGTGAAATTAAGCACGACACAGAGCTTTTCCTCCCTGTACGTGCGCGTGAAGGCGAATATTCCCTTGAGCCCCTTTACGAGCGGCTTCCAGTTTCCATGGGACAGCGCCCCGTGACGGTTCCTCAATTCGATGAGGGACCGATAAAAATTAAGCAGGGAGAAGCGGTCCGCGGCCTGCGCCTCCACGTTCACATCCAGGTAGTCGATGCACACCGGCAGCCACACCTTTCCCCCGGTGAAGCCCGCGTTGATCGCCGCCGACCACTGCATCGGCGTGCGCGCCGGGTCCCTGCCCGCGTAGATGGGCCAGAATTTCCTGCCCGCGGGATCCTTTATCTGCGCACGGGGAATCCTCGAATTGCGCATGCCGATCTCCTCCCCGTAATAGAGGAAGGGAGTTCCCCTGAGCGTGAGCAGGAGCATCGCCGTCACCCTCGCCCTCCTGTCCGCGTCCCCCGCCCCGGAATGCCGGTCGTAGTTCCTGGGCTGGTCGTGATTGGAGAACACGTTGCAGGGCCACCCGTTATCCGGAATGCGATTGTACCATTTCCGGATGCAGCGGTAATAGCGCCAGGCGTTGAATCGGCGGTACATTATCGAAAAATCGAACGCCAGGTTCAGCTCGTCCCGTCCGTCCCCCAGGTAGCTCGCCGAAAGGGCCGGATCGCCCGGCGGGTAGCAGAAGACCTCCCCCACGAGCATCCGGTCCCCGTATTCGTCGACCACGCGGCGTAATCCCTTCATGATGTCGTGGGATTCGGGGCGATTGCGGTTGTATTTTTCGAGCCTGTTGCTTAAGGGATAGAAGGAAAAGGGATTGCTGCGAAGCTTCGCGTCCTTGATGAACCAGTTGGCGACGTCAAGCCGGAATCCGTCCACGCCCCGGTCGAGCCAGAAGCGCATCTCGCCGTGCATCGCGTCGCGGAGCTCCGGGTTCCTCCAGTTCACGTCGGGTTGTTCTTTCAGGAAGGAATGCAGATAGAACTGGCCCGTCCCCGCGTGCCATTCCCAGGCGCTCCCCAGGAACGCCGACCTCCAGTTGTTGGGCGACCTGCCCCCGCGGCCGTCATGCCAGATATACCAGTCCCGCCGGGGATTGCCGCGCGAGGAAGAAGACTCCAGGAACCAGGGGTGCAGGTTGGAGGTATGGTTCATCACCATGTCCATGATGATCCTGATTTCCCGGCGGTGCGATTCCCTGAGAAGCGTATCGAAATCGCCCATGGTGCCGAAAACCGGGTCGATCGCGCGATAATCGCTTATATCGTACCCAAAATCGAGCATGGGGGATTTGTTGACGGGCGAGAGCCATATCCCGGCGATGCCCAGCCATGCCAGGTAATCAAGTTTTTGGGTGATCCCGGGAATGTCCCCTATCCCGTCGCCGTTGGAGTCGTAGAAGCTCCGTGGATACACCTGGTACAGGACGCCGTGCTTCCACCAGGTCCGTTCGATCATGGGGCCGATACTCCCGAAGCGTTATGCGGCACTCGTGAGGTCGTTCAGGAACCGTTTAATGATCCTGTCCGGATCGTATTCCTTCGCGCGCTTCAACGATTCCTTTTTGAACGACGCGCGCAGCTTCCTGTCTTTCAGGAACTCGAGTATCCGCGCCGCCATTTCCCCCTTCGTCTTGACGAGGTATCCGTTTATCCCGTCGACGATGATGTCCTTGGGACCCTTGGTCTTGTAGGCGACCACCGGGAGCCCGCACGAGAGCGCTTCTAAAACCACGCACCCGAAGGTGTCGAAGCGCGAGGGCAGGAGCAGCATATCGGCCGCGGAATATACCTCGGGGAGCTTCGCGTGATCGACCCATCCCAGGAACACGGCGTCGGGCATGGCGCGCTTGAGCGCCGCCTCCGCGGGTCCCATCCCCGCGACGACCAGTTTCACATCCGGATACGCGGTCCTTACCTTTTCCATGACGGCCGGCAGTTCCATCACGCCCTTTTCTTCCGATATCCTTCCCGCGAACAGGAGCACGGGCGCGTCTCCGTATACCCCGAACAGGTTCTTCCTGTCCGCGTCCACGGGACGGAACTCCTTCTCCGCCCAGTGCGCGGTGAGGAAGACCCGCGCCGGGTCGAATCCCATGGCGCCCCCCGTGAGCCACTTATGCTGGTCCGTGTTGAGCACGAAGAGCCCGTCGAACGCCTTGTAATAGGTCCGGAGCAGCCGGCGCAGGCGGTCCTTGTTGAGCTCGTCGAAATTGAGCACCTTGTCCGCGAACATCATCCAGTCGGTGTGCACGTAAAAATGCGCGGGAACCGAGTACGCGTATTTCAGGTAGAGCACCACCATGCCCATGGGCCCCTCGGTCGAACAGATGATCCTGCTGTATTCCCCCTCCTTGAACAGCCTGTGGATGTGCAGCAGGTTGGGAATCCTGACCGGCTGCTGTTCGTAGAACGGCATGGTGAGTTCCGATACGGGCGGCACCACGATGAGGTGATCCCCCGACTTAAGCGTACTGCTTGCGACCAGGAAATCGATGGGCAGGTCCTTCCTGCGCACCTCGTCCAGCATCGACGTGAGCACCATGGCCACGCCGTTGGAGTCTTCCAGGGTATCGGTGAGCCACAGGGTTCGCTCGGGATGGCGCAGCGTTCCGTAACGCTCGGCGAATTCTCCCAGCAGGGGCCTGGACTTGTACATGACCCGCGCGCTGGCAAAATAGGCGGCCGCGATGACCGAGGACGCGAGAAACGGAAAGGAGAGCCCGTCAAACAGCTCGGCGAGGTTCACCGTGCTCATCTTCCCGGCGCGCTCGGGCTCGAAATGCTCGAAGAGGCTCCGCATGTGGCTGGGAAGCTCGAAGCGCTCCATGATCTGGTCGACCTTGAGCGTGCCGAAATCGTTGTCCTTGTAGAGCTGGTCAAGCTTCGCCCCGAGGCGTGAAAACAGGAGGCGCTCCAGGCTGTCGTAGATCGCGTGCGTGGCGCGCTCAACTTTTTGCAGCGAGCCCGCGGGGTCGGCCCTGCGCGCCTCGGCGATCGTGGACGCCTCCTGGAACACCTCGCGGTACGCCTTGGGAACGACGAAGCGCTTCCCGAAGCCCGGGACCTTGCCGCTGAAACAGTCGTGGAATATTTTCAGGAAATTGATCGTATGTTTGTGCCGCCTGATCTCCGAAAAGGCGTTGGTCGCGATGAACGAGAGGAGCTTGTCCCGGGTCTCGCCCTTGTGCAGCAGGATATGCAGCATTCCCGGGTCCTCCATCTTGAGCCCTATCTGGCAGAAATAATCCAGGAAGGTTATCGCCATCTTTTCGCTGTCGTTATGCGACCCGAACGGCGCCATGTCTCCCCTGCGAATCGCCTCGAGCGCCAGCGCGGAGCGCACGATATTCGTCCCATGGTTCATCTCCGGGACGTGCAGCCGGACGCCGGTCTGCCCCGTGAAAATACCCATGTGGCTGTCCGAGCCCCCCGCCATGGCTTTTAAATACGGCCTGGAGCAATACGTGCCGGGTGGTATTCCGAATTTTCTCGCGAGCGATTCGATCTTTTCCGGGGTGAGCGATTCGATCCATTCCCTGACCAGCATGTTCTGCCATGAATCGCGCTGGCCGTTAATCACTTCGAAGCGCTCGAACATGAGCGACATCTTGTCGAAAAATTCAAGGGGCGGCCCCCCCGACGATTTGTAGTGGTAGAGCGGATGCGCCCAGATGGTCGGAATATCGTGCTCCAGGGTATATTCCTGGAAGCGGTAAATATCGGACCGGAGCTTCAGGAGCTTCCTTTCCTGTTCGGGTATGAATCCGTACGCGAGGACGTGTATGCCTATTTTGTAATCGGGCACCATGCAGCTGAATTCCGCACCCACGAGCACGTCGATGCCTTTTTCGAGAAGCTGCCAGCAGGAGCGCGCGTTGTTGTGGTTGGTGACGGTGAACACATCGCAGCCGTTGCCCCGCAGCACCTTGATCAGTTGATCGGTCTCAAGCCATGTTTCGGGAACGCCCAGCATTCTTCCGAGAAGCTCGTCCGGAACGTCGCTGTTCCTGTCGTGGCAGTGGAGGTCCATCACCAGGCATTCCTTCTCAGGAAAGCGCCGCTTCTGGCCCTCCAGGAATTCGTCGAGCGTCCGCATCACTTCATTTTTGAAAGCCTGTCCCGAATTCATGCCCGTTCCTCGCTTGATCATGATTGCCGGCCCATGGGGCGGCCCGCTCATTTGCCTCGATAGAGCAACGCTGTAATGATATTCGGATTAAGAATTTGTTAGTTTTCGGTTAATTTTTCCGCGGAGGGGTAACCCGGCCGTTCAGGCCGCTGTTTTCGTCCCCGATGCATATTTAAAGAAGAAGCCGAACACCCGCGCGAGGCGGAACGCCTCTTTGAGCGCATCGGCCCCCAGCGAAACGTCGCCATGGCTGATAAGGGGCGTAATGAGGAGCCTGGACCGGACGCGGTGCTCCGCGAGGCTTTCTTTCAGCAATTGCGATTCTTCGGGGGGGATGACATTGTCCCCCGCCCCGTGTATCAGCGCCACCGATGCCTTGAGTCCCTTCAGCTTGCCCACCACGGAGAGTTCGCGTAAAAGCCTTTTCACCTTGCCGGAATTTTTGACGATCGTGTCCCACTGGACCATCCTGAATTCCGGGTCCGCGATGAGCCTGTCGAACACGATACGCTCCTCCTCGTTCAAACGCTCAAGGTGCCGGGGGAGCAACGGGGCGCCCCGCTTGAGACCGTTGTCGAGGATCGCGGTGCGCAATACGCCGGAAATCTTGCCGGCGAGGCCGGGGACGTGACCGATGAAATTGTGCAGGATGATGAGCCTGCCGTAATCATCGATATCCTGGCGTCCCAGGAGATACCGGATGGCCGAGGTTACGTTGCTGTAGCTCCCCACCACGCAAATGGAATCGACGATGCCCGACACCTCCG
This Spirochaetota bacterium DNA region includes the following protein-coding sequences:
- a CDS encoding HAMP domain-containing protein, with the protein product TVLIFTVVLFGFAMLMVVGLSRVITNPINESIDFAWGFAKGDLGRRIINYNDDEIGRLQSALNSLADALQDKINGFLLEQNKLAATVQSIHEGIALIDTRKRIVLHNRAFSSFLTIDQEILDRNYYEAIRSSSLNAKIEYALSSSVPCSFEEELRSGITCEIYITPISGEHELNGVLIVLHDVTERKRIVKLKTELVGNLSHELKTPITILKGYLETLRENRCDKDTIGELIDKALASVERQNSIINDMLKLNMLETTRAFQDEDVDLRDVIENCLNILTPKVREKRIVVAAQLDALPGAIRANRFLAEEILFNIIDNGINYNRDDGSLTIVAQLQHRRLALEISDTGIGIPPESLDRVFERFYRVNKSRSRATGGTGLGLSIVKHAAELIAWQISVKSTESGSTFTIEIPIEE
- the phoU gene encoding phosphate signaling complex protein PhoU, with the protein product MDRHFDEELVALKGQIIKMSGIAESMVQEVFRSLFEHDMSQFETIRQNEALVNRMQMEIDEHVLRLIALHQPTASDLRFLMGVSKINAELERVGDHAISITHRVSRVLEQEAIKPFVDMPRMAEMARSMFKESLNAFATLDVDAAHHILYRDDQVNRLRDTIVNELVEMMEKNSSSVKVATSLILIANNIEKIADHATNISEVVVFVAQGKDIRHHAHA
- the pstB gene encoding phosphate ABC transporter ATP-binding protein, with the protein product MIDNKMEIRNLDLYYGDFQALKSVDMTVGGKNIIALIGPSGCGKSTLLRCLNRMNDLIEGVRITGEVLLEGSNIYKQGMDLYELRKRVGMVFQRPNPFPLSVFENVAFGLRVAKIDNRKAIQEKVEKSLVAAGLWEELKDKFSESALKLPLYQQQRLCVARLLAVEPEVILMDEPCSALDPIATMKIEELMLDLKKQYNIVIVTHNMQQASRISDLCGYMFLGSMIEFDKTAEIFTNPKDKKTQDYITGRYG
- the pstB gene encoding phosphate ABC transporter ATP-binding protein, whose translation is MTESNKICIHNLNVYWNRVQALRAINLKIPVNKILGIIGPSGSGKTVFLRSLNRLNDLIPEIRIEGSILLDNQDIYHPNLDPVDLRKRIGIVFALPIPLPMSIYDNIVFGPGLSGTVSRERLDQLVESSLKSSFLWDEVKDRLKSSAMRLSGGQQQRLCLARVLAMEPEVILLDEPCSGLDPISTAEIEHALTVLKKDYTIILVTNNTKQAARIADNTAFFLMSELVEYGPTEEIFTIPRDKRTNDYITGRFG
- the pstA gene encoding phosphate ABC transporter permease PstA, which gives rise to MIRLHPRYTQVAAIATLVVATLLTLGILVFIIVFVLGKGLIHISADFIFSNPEDMGRAGGIFPILIGTITLPILALLIATPLGVGTAIFLTEYTRESRLTRIIRFGADCLAGIPSIIFGLFGYIFFVTTLKMGWSIISGGLTLAFMIMPTIIRTSEEAIKSVPHSFREVSYSLGATRWQTVRKVVVPNALPGIVTGIMLSVGRSIGETAAVIFTAGSALRLPNSLFDSVRTMSVHFYLLAREGISNENAYATAAVLVISILTINLVSYWIMNRFIANKLK
- the pstC gene encoding phosphate ABC transporter permease subunit PstC, encoding MRLISEAGIRRILTGIAFSAIAMLLLIVLFILKEGLPFIFKIGPGNFLFSSDWSPLNGKFGIFAMIVGSLWVTAGALIIGVPLGLAGAIFLSEFLPRWAMRIIKPTIELLAGIPSVVYGFIGVMVLAPIIREYLGGPGLSILAASIILGVMILPTILSISIDSIKAVPNSYREGAFALGATHWQTIHMAVLPAAKSGIIAGIILGLGRAIGETMAVIMVVGNAAKIPTSVLDSVRPLTANIALEMGYATGIHRQALFATGVVLLVIIMVLNYAANLAIKNMVKK
- a CDS encoding phosphate ABC transporter substrate-binding protein, producing MQLTIFRPSQYASNTEFIIPLPCIHISLMEQNMKLNPNKIFFVIMIFLAGLGLVACGKSGNAITVAGSTAFQPFAEKLADQFMAGTPGASVTIQGGGSAVGIQATLSGAADIGMADMVTLPKEALTLKTVIVARDGIVMVVNPKNTVKTLTVDQIRDIYNGKIRNWKDAGGKDHAVTVISREEGSGTRSSFETIIKNVTLTKEAIIQDSNGTVRETVANDINSIGYISHGLVNDKISALLINGVACVNEEINKGRYPLVRPVFLMTREAPQGLSKSFIDYILSEQGQKTILANGLLPAK
- a CDS encoding alpha-glucosidase, producing the protein MIERTWWKHGVLYQVYPRSFYDSNGDGIGDIPGITQKLDYLAWLGIAGIWLSPVNKSPMLDFGYDISDYRAIDPVFGTMGDFDTLLRESHRREIRIIMDMVMNHTSNLHPWFLESSSSRGNPRRDWYIWHDGRGGRSPNNWRSAFLGSAWEWHAGTGQFYLHSFLKEQPDVNWRNPELRDAMHGEMRFWLDRGVDGFRLDVANWFIKDAKLRSNPFSFYPLSNRLEKYNRNRPESHDIMKGLRRVVDEYGDRMLVGEVFCYPPGDPALSASYLGDGRDELNLAFDFSIMYRRFNAWRYYRCIRKWYNRIPDNGWPCNVFSNHDQPRNYDRHSGAGDADRRARVTAMLLLTLRGTPFLYYGEEIGMRNSRIPRAQIKDPAGRKFWPIYAGRDPARTPMQWSAAINAGFTGGKVWLPVCIDYLDVNVEAQAADRFSLLNFYRSLIELRNRHGALSHGNWKPLVKGLKGIFAFTRTYREEKLCVVLNFTRGSTEFHAGKPGQWKVLFSTHRSSREHFTELRMRMYPYEGTILEKIGELK
- a CDS encoding glycosyltransferase, which gives rise to MSGPPHGPAIMIKRGTGMNSGQAFKNEVMRTLDEFLEGQKRRFPEKECLVMDLHCHDRNSDVPDELLGRMLGVPETWLETDQLIKVLRGNGCDVFTVTNHNNARSCWQLLEKGIDVLVGAEFSCMVPDYKIGIHVLAYGFIPEQERKLLKLRSDIYRFQEYTLEHDIPTIWAHPLYHYKSSGGPPLEFFDKMSLMFERFEVINGQRDSWQNMLVREWIESLTPEKIESLARKFGIPPGTYCSRPYLKAMAGGSDSHMGIFTGQTGVRLHVPEMNHGTNIVRSALALEAIRRGDMAPFGSHNDSEKMAITFLDYFCQIGLKMEDPGMLHILLHKGETRDKLLSFIATNAFSEIRRHKHTINFLKIFHDCFSGKVPGFGKRFVVPKAYREVFQEASTIAEARRADPAGSLQKVERATHAIYDSLERLLFSRLGAKLDQLYKDNDFGTLKVDQIMERFELPSHMRSLFEHFEPERAGKMSTVNLAELFDGLSFPFLASSVIAAAYFASARVMYKSRPLLGEFAERYGTLRHPERTLWLTDTLEDSNGVAMVLTSMLDEVRRKDLPIDFLVASSTLKSGDHLIVVPPVSELTMPFYEQQPVRIPNLLHIHRLFKEGEYSRIICSTEGPMGMVVLYLKYAYSVPAHFYVHTDWMMFADKVLNFDELNKDRLRRLLRTYYKAFDGLFVLNTDQHKWLTGGAMGFDPARVFLTAHWAEKEFRPVDADRKNLFGVYGDAPVLLFAGRISEEKGVMELPAVMEKVRTAYPDVKLVVAGMGPAEAALKRAMPDAVFLGWVDHAKLPEVYSAADMLLLPSRFDTFGCVVLEALSCGLPVVAYKTKGPKDIIVDGINGYLVKTKGEMAARILEFLKDRKLRASFKKESLKRAKEYDPDRIIKRFLNDLTSAA
- a CDS encoding alpha/beta hydrolase, which codes for MRSFIAGISFIMRSQVFKPSKVQARELRLRINGEDVDILVYSSGARKSKGTILVVHGMAALANRDPRMAAVCKAFAACGYTVVSPFYSDIAAFAISFKTVSGIAGTITALSHDRALCPTGRVSLFAPSFSGGMAIIAAALPEVSGIVDSICVVGSYSNVTSAIRYLLGRQDIDDYGRLIILHNFIGHVPGLAGKISGVLRTAILDNGLKRGAPLLPRHLERLNEEERIVFDRLIADPEFRMVQWDTIVKNSGKVKRLLRELSVVGKLKGLKASVALIHGAGDNVIPPEESQLLKESLAEHRVRSRLLITPLISHGDVSLGADALKEAFRLARVFGFFFKYASGTKTAA